In Deltaproteobacteria bacterium, the sequence TGTCGAGCGTCGGCAGCAACACGACCCAGCTGCGCGCGTTCGACGTCAAGAGCAAGCGGGAAAAGGTCATCTTCAAAGACGACACCTACGACGTCACCGGCGTGCTGTCCCACCCGACCAAGTACACGATCCAGGCCGTCGCGGTCGAGCGCGACCGGACCACGTGGACGGTGCTCGACAAGTCGGTGGCCAAGGACTTCGAGGCGCTCGCCGCCGTCGACGACGGAGACCTGTCGGTGGTGAGCCGCGACCGCCGCGACAAGACGTGGCTCGTCGCGTTCAGCCACGACGACGGCCCGGTCGTCTACTACGCCTACGACCGCAAGACGCGCAAGGCTACCCGGCTGTTCTCGCACCGCCCCGAGCTCGAGGATCTCACCCTCGCCGAGATGAAGCCGGTGAGCTGGAAGGCGCGCGACGGGCTCGAGATCCACGGCTACCTGACCCTGCCGCCGAAGGTCGAGCCCAAGGCGCTGCCGGCCGTGGTGTACGTGCACGGCGGGCCCTGGGCGCGCGACTCGTGGGGGTTCGACCCGACCGCGCAGTGGCTGGCCAACCGCGGCTACGCCGTGTTGCAGCCCAACTACCGCGGCTCGACCGGCTACGGCAAGTCGTACATCAACGCCGCCGACAAGGAGTGGGGCGGCAAGATGCAAGACGACATCAGCGACGGCACGCGGTGGCTCATCGATCAGGGCATCGCCGACCCGGAGCGGATCTGCATCATGGGCGGCTCGTACGGCGGCTACGCCACGCTGATGGGCCTGGTGCGCGAGCCGGATCTGTACGCGTGCGGCGTGGACATCGTCGGCGTGGCGAACCTGTTTACCTGGATGAAGACCATCCCGCCGTACTGGCGACCGTTCGTCCACGTGCTGTACCAACGCGTCGGCCACCCCGAGAAAGACAAGGAGTTGCTCGAGCAGCGGTCGCCGGTATTCCAGGTTGACAAGATCAAGGCGCCCCTGCTCATCGGACAGGGCGCCAACGATCCGCGCGTGCCCAAGGCCGAGTCCACGCAGATCCGCGACGCGCTGCGCAACGCCGGCAAGACCGTCGAGTACATCGAATTCCCGGACGAAGGGCACGGCTTCGCGCGCCCGGAGAATCGGCTGAAGTTCTACGAGGCGGCCGAGAAGTTCCTCGCCGAGCACATCGGCGGCCGGGCGCCGTAACCGCCGGTCTTCAGGGCTGCCGCTCGCGCCGGCCGCCATGCGGCGCGCGCCCGGGGCGCACGGAGCCGAATGCGCCCCCGGCGCGGCGGCCCGGGAATCCGGATCGGTCCGGGCCGTCCGCGGGACCGGAGTGAGCTGGCCGGCTCGCAATGCAGGTCCCTGCGGCCCGGGAGCCGCCGTGCGGCACGCGCCCGGGGCGCACGGAGCCGAATGCGCCCCCGGCGCGGCGCCGTGACGCGAGCCGTGAGCCGGAATCGGGTCGAGCTGCCACTGCGAAAGCGTGAAAAGTAGAACGTGGCACTCTCGACTTTTTGTTGCGGCGGTCCTCGGGGGCTGGGGCGCCGTGGCCGGCTGCGACGCGAGCGACCCGCCGGGTGACCTCGGTGGCGTCGACGCGAGCGCCGGCGGCGCGGATCGCGACGCGAGCCCGCCGGACGGGCGGCCCGACGCGGGCGCGCCGGTGGCCGATGCGGGCCGGACTCCCGCCGGCGATCCGGCCGACCCGGGCGCATACGCCGTCCACGTGGCCGACGACGTCGCGATCCCGGTCGGCGGCGGCACCGCGACCGCCACGATCTGCTCGCCATCGGACGACGGCGGCGGACACCCGGCGGCGGGCCGCTTCCCGCTGGTGATTCTGTCGCCGGGGTTTCAGCTGCCGCGCGACCAGTACGCGTCGGCGTGCCGCCACCTCGCGTCGTGGGGATTCGTGGTCGTGCTGCAGGACTACGCCGGCGACGGCGGCATCCTGTCGCCGCCGAACCACCAACAGCTGGCCGAAGACGTCGGCGACGTGATCGACTGGGTGCTGGACGCGAGCGACGGCCTCGCGGCGCGGGTCGACGCCGCGCACATCGCCACCGTCGGGCACTCGCTGGGCGGCAAGGTGAGCATTCTGGCCGCCATCCTCGACGACCGCGTCGGCGCGACGGTCGGCTGGGATCCGGTCGACGCGACGCCGCCGATCGACAACGGCTCGCCCTCGGTGACGCCCGAGCGCATGGACGAACTGACCGTGCCGATCGCGGTGCTCGGCGAGACGCTCGACGCGACCGGCGGGTTTTCGCCGTGCGCTCCGGCCGAGGACAACTACGTGCAGTACTTCGAACACGCGTGCGCTGCGCCCGTCGCCCTCGAAATCACGATCGACGGCGCCGACCACATGGACTGGGTCGACGACCGCGCCGGCTGCGGGTTCACGTGCAGCGTGTGCCGGACCGGAACGGCCGACGACGCGCACACCCGCGCGATCACGCGCCGGGCGACCACCGCGTTTTTGCTCGCGCACCTCATGGGCGCCGGCGGCTACGAGTCGTTCCTGGCGCCGCCGCAGCTGGGGGAGGGCGCATCGGTGCGCGCCGGGCCCGCCTGCCCGTAGCCTGCGCCGTACCGCGCGCCGTCCACCGGCGCCGCGGTCGGGCCGCGACGCACGCGGCGCGCGCCGTCCAGCGGTCAGGGCAGCGGCGCAAACCGCACGACGCGGCCGTGCTCGACGTCGAGCACGCCGAGTTCGCCGCCGGTCCACCGCACGAGGTGGCGGGGCAAATCGACGCCGCCGGGCAGGTCTCCCGTCCCGCCGAACAGCCAGTGCGCGATGAACCGGCCGCCGGCGTCGAACGCGGCCAGGCGGCTCGGCCCGTCGTCGACCACGTACCAGGTACCGGCGGCGCGGGCGAGGCCGCGCGGATGGACCTCCCCCTCGAGGTCGACGGTGGCGACGACGGCACCCCCGCGGACCGCGAACAGCCGGCCGCCGGCGCCGTCGGCCACCCACGCGGTTCCGCCCGGGCCGGCGCCGTCGATCCACAGCGCCTGCGGCCACGCGTCCGCCGGCAGTTCGGTGAAGGCGACGAGCGCGCCGCCGTCGTCGAACGCGTTGACGCTCGGCCGGCCGGCTTCGCAGCGCGACCCGTACCGGAAGCACCCGCCCGCGACCCACAGCCGCCCGGCGCCCCACGCGATCGCGAGGGCCGAGTCGAAGCCGTGACCGGCGAACTCCGCGCCGAGGTCGAGCCGCCCGCCGTCGCCGAACCCGCGGTCGACCGTCCCGTCGGGGTTCCACCGCCACACGGCGTAGCCCGGGTGGTTTTCGAGGCCGTAGACGCGGCCGGCGCCGTCGACGGCGAGGTCCCACACGCGGCCGGACACCGGCTCGTACGCGGTCTCGCCACCGCCGGGCGGGTATCGCACGACCCCGCGCCCATCGACTTGTAGGTACACCGTTCCATCGCCGCCGACCGCCACGCCCCACGTCGCGTCTCCGGCGCCCGGATCCCAGTTCGGGCGCAGCGGCGCGAGCCGATTGCGGACCGCAAACGAGTAGGAGCCGGCGGCGTCGACCCCGTCGGCGTCGCTGCCGAGCCGCGCGCGGAACGTCACCCGGTGCCAGCCGTCGGCCATGCCCTCGGTCGACAGCACGGCGGTCGCGCCGGCCCGCCACGCGCCGGCGTCCACGCGATGTGCGACGCCGGCGACCGGCAGGTCGGTGCGCGCGGTGGCGGACACCCGCACGATGCCGGCCAGCGGCGCACCGTCGAGGTCGGGGGCGGTGAACGCGAACGACGGCGCCAGCGCGTGGCGATGGTTGGCGCCGCCGCGGTTGTCCCACCACTGGCCCCCGGCGGCCTCGTAGCGCACCGCGAACTCGACCTCGCCGGGCAGCGCGCCGGCCGGCGCCAGCGGCGCGCGGAATCGCCAGTCGTCGTCGCGCACCCACGTCGCGTCGACCTCGCGCCAGGTGGTCCACGCGTCGGTCGTGTAGCGGACCGCGACGCGTTTGTCGTACGCGAAGTCGAACACGCGCACGCGGCCCGCGAGGACGGCGGCGCCGTCTTCGATGGCGACGGACGACGCGAGCAGCCGCACCGGCCGGTCCTCGCTGACCGGCCGGAAGATGTAGTGGTCGTTGTAGGGGTCCCAGTGGGTCTGGCCCGCCATCCGCGCGAAGGCGGCAAACGCGATGTCGTCGGGACCACCGCCTCCGAGGTCGGAGTACAACCCGGCGTCGACGTCCACCCCCCAGCGCTCGTAGCCGTCGCCCAGGTCGGCCTCGTAGCTGGCGGAAGCGGTGTGCACGGTCGCCCAGTCGTCGGCGGTCCACAGGATGCCGACCTCCTTGTCGTACGCTTCGTCGCGCACGGCGAGGTCCACCCAGAAATACTGGGACCACACGCAGCCGGCGCTGCAGCCGCGAATCGTGCGCCAGCTGCCGCTGTCGACCGCGCGGACGGGGCCCGCGAGGGTGACCGCACGGCCGGCGCCGGCGGTCGGGTCGGCGTCCGCCGGCACACAGCCCGACGCGGCGCACGCGACGGCGCACGCGGCGGGCAGGAGGCGGAGGGAGGTCGGGAGGGTCATGGTCGCGACGATCGCAGGAACCGTGCCACCGCTCGCGCACGCCTCGCCCGCGCCGTTGCGGGCGGTCGCGCGTCGCACCGCG encodes:
- a CDS encoding S9 family peptidase, which translates into the protein MTRIRISIATAAAAALAACGSPQSPAPEPAPIASKTGPGLTTGEAPPAEAPAPAPAPKRAWPAYDAVPEIPLEVLLGNPTKVRPQLSPDGKRMAYLAPEEGVLNIWVQTVGKPDAVAVTHDRKRGIRSYFWAPNGKQLLYVQDKGGDENWHVWAVDATGGEPRDLTPIDGVQAQILAVEHKIPNKILVGLNDRNPMLHDVYSIDLKTGKRTLVQQNDITAIAWIADHKLRVRAAVTLSPDGGAALQYRAGGKGPFTELTKWGAEDMFTTNPAGFAANNRTLYMLSSVGSNTTQLRAFDVKSKREKVIFKDDTYDVTGVLSHPTKYTIQAVAVERDRTTWTVLDKSVAKDFEALAAVDDGDLSVVSRDRRDKTWLVAFSHDDGPVVYYAYDRKTRKATRLFSHRPELEDLTLAEMKPVSWKARDGLEIHGYLTLPPKVEPKALPAVVYVHGGPWARDSWGFDPTAQWLANRGYAVLQPNYRGSTGYGKSYINAADKEWGGKMQDDISDGTRWLIDQGIADPERICIMGGSYGGYATLMGLVREPDLYACGVDIVGVANLFTWMKTIPPYWRPFVHVLYQRVGHPEKDKELLEQRSPVFQVDKIKAPLLIGQGANDPRVPKAESTQIRDALRNAGKTVEYIEFPDEGHGFARPENRLKFYEAAEKFLAEHIGGRAP